The following coding sequences are from one Gossypium hirsutum isolate 1008001.06 chromosome A12, Gossypium_hirsutum_v2.1, whole genome shotgun sequence window:
- the LOC107922748 gene encoding squamosa promoter-binding-like protein 1: protein MEVRVGNEARPFYGMMNPVGLPTVGKRTLEWDLNDWKWDGDLFIASSINPVSADSMGRQFFPIGSGIPGNSSNSSSSCSEEVNPETEKGKRELEKKRRVIVVQDDGPNQEAGSLSLKLGSQGGRGYPVSQREMRNWEGTNGKKTKLSGGSGNRTVCQVEDCGADLSHAKDYHRRHKVCEMHSKASKALVGNVMQRFCQQCSRFHVLQEFDEGKRSCRRRLAGHNKRRRKTNPDAIVNSNSLNDEQTSGYLLLSLLRILSNMHSNRSDQTTDQDLLTHLLRSLASRTGEQGGRNMSGLLPEARDLEAVSALFSNGQGPPRPFKHHITGPASEIPHTGRQSCDTKGAEVPSNTAGAVKINNFDLNDIYIDSDDETDGIERSPAPVNAGTGSLDCPSWVQQDSHQSSPPQTSRNSDSASAQSPSSSSGDVQSRTDRIVFKLFGKEPNDFPLVLRAQILDWLSHSPTDIESYIRPGCIVLTIYLRQAEAAWDELRYDLSFSLSRLLHCSDDTFWRTGWICIRVLDQIAFIYNGQVVLDTSLPLRSNHYSKIMSVKPIAISATERAQFSVKGINLSQPATRLLCAVEGKYLAQEATHELMDDSDDLKEQDELECINFSCSIPNVIGRGFIEIEDHCLNSSFFPFIVAEDDVCSEIRMLESVLETTDTDADIGRCGKMEAKNQAMDFIHEVGWLLHRSQLKSRLGHLDPNPELFPLRRFKWLMEFSMDHEWCAVVKKLLNILLDGIVSPGEHPSLNLALTEMGLLHRAVRKNCRPLVELLLRFVPEKTSDRLGFENETVADGVHKSSLFRPDVIGPAGLTPLHIAAGKDGSEDLLDALTDDPGKVGIDAWKNARDSTGSTPEDYARLRGHYSYIHLVQKKINKRPPSGHVVVDIPSAISDCSTNQKPNNESTSSFEIGQLELRSIKRNCKLCDQKLAYGYGTANRSLVYRPAMLSMVAVAAVCVCVALLFKSCPEVLYIFRPFRWELLDYGTS, encoded by the exons ATGGAGGTTAGAGTTGGAAACGAAGCTCGTCCATTTTATGGTATGATGAATCCGGTGGGTTTGCCGACAGTTGGGAAAAGGACATTGGAGTGGGATTTGAATGATTGGAAATGGGATGGTGACCTTTTCATAGCTAGCTCTATAAATCCAGTGTCTGCTGATAGCATGGGAAGGCAATTTTTTCCAATCGGGTCTGGGATTCCAGGGAATTCGTCTAATAGTTCATCTTCATGCTCTGAAGAAGTGAATCCGGAAACTGAGAAAGGGAAAagggaattagaaaagaaaaggagGGTTATTGTGGTTCAGGATGACGGTCCGAATCAAGAAGCAGGTTCCCTCAGTTTAAAGCTCGGTTCCCAAGGTGGCCGTGGTTATCCAGTTAGTCAAAGGGAGATGAGAAATTGGGAAGGAACTAATGGGAAGAAGACTAAGTTGAGTGGAGGTTCTGGGAATCGTACAGTTTGTCAGGTTGAGGACTGTGGGGCTGATCTGAGCCATGCCAAGGATTATCATAGAAGGCATAAGGTTTGTGAGATGCATTCCAAAGCTAGTAAGGCACTGGTTGGAAATGTCATGCAGCGATTTTGTCAGCAGTGCAGTAG GTTTCATGTCCTTCAAGAGTTCGATGAAGGTAAGAGAAGCTGTCGCAGACGTTTGGCTGGCCATAATAAAAGGAGGAGGAAAACAAATCCTGATGCCATTGTCAATAGCAATTCGTTGAATGACGAGCAGACTAGTGGTTATCTATTGTTAAGTCTTTTGAGGATACTTTCTAACATGCATT CTAACAGATCTGACCAGACCACAGATCAGGATTTGCTTACTCATCTTCTAAGGAGCCTTGCAAGCCGTACTGGTGAACAAGGGGGGAGAAACATGTCTGGGCTTTTGCCAGAAGCTCGTGATTTAGAAGCTGTTTCAGCTTTATTTTCGAATGGCCAAGGCCCTCCTCGGCCTTTCAAGCACCACATAACTGGACCTGCATCAGAGATTCCACATACAGGAAGACAATCTTGTGATACTAAAGGTGCTGAAGTGCCAAGCAATACAGCTGGAGCAGTcaagataaataattttgatttgaatgaCATATACATTGACTCAGATGATGAGACAGATGGCATAGAGAGGTCACCCGCACCTGTGAATGCAGGGACTGGCTCCCTTGATTGCCCTTCATGGGTCCAGCAAGATTCTCATCAATCAAGTCCACCCCAGACCAGTCGGAATTCAGATTCTGCCTCTGCCCAATCACCTTCTAGTTCCAGTGGTGATGTTCAG AGCCGTACAGATAGGATTGTGTTTAAGTTATTTGGTAAGGAACCAAATGATTTTCCTCTGGTCTTGCGAGCACAG ATTCTTGACTGGCTATCACATAGTCCCACTGACATCGAGAGCTATATTAGGCCTGGCTGCATTGTTCTGACAATTTACCTTCGTCAAGCTGAGGCTGCATGGGATGAA CTTCGCTATGATCTGAGTTTCAGTTTGAGTCGGCTTCTGCATTGTTCGGATGACACTTTCTGGAGGACTGGATGGATATGTATAAGGGTGCTAGATCAAATAGCATTCATTTATAATG GTCAGGTTGTCTTAGATACATCTTTACCTCTCAGAAGCaatcattatagtaaaattatgaGTGTCAAACCAATTGCAATATCTGCAACTGAGAGAGCTCAATTTTCAGTCAAAGGTATCAACCTGTCTCAGCCAGCCACGAG GTTGCTCTGTGCAGTAGAAGGGAAGTATCTGGCACAGGAAGCTACTCATGAGTTGATGGATGACAGCGATGATTTGAAGGAGCAAGATGAGCTTGAGTGTATTAACTTTTCTTGCTCCATCCCTAACGTGATTGGAAGAGGATTCATTGAG ATTGAAGACCATTGTCTTAATAGCAGTTTCTTCCCTTTCATAGTTGCTGAGGATGATGTTTGTTCAGAGATTCGAATGCTCGAGTCTGTGCTGGAGACTACTGACACTGATGCAGATATTGGCAGATGTGGAAAAATGGAAGCCAAAAATCAAGCCATGGATTTCATTCATGAAGTTGGTTGGCTTCTTCATAGAAGTCAATTGAAATCTAGATTGGGCCACTTGGATCCTAACCCGGAACTGTTTCCTCTAAGGCGTTTCAAGTGGCTTATGGAGTTCTCTATGGACCATGAATGGTGTGCTGTAGTGAAGAAACTCTTAAATATTCTTCTTGATGGAATAGTCAGTCCAGGGGAACATCCTTCCCTTAACCTTGCTTTGACAGAGATGGGTCTTCTTCACAGAGCTGTTAGGAAAAATTGTAGACCTCTAGTGGAGCTTCTTTTAAGATTTGTCCCTGAGAAGACTTCAGATAGATTAGGATTTGAAAACGAGACAGTAGCTGATGGTGTTCATAAAAGCTCCTTGTTTAGACCTGATGTCATAGGCCCTGCTGGTTTGACCCCTCTTCACATTGCAGCGGGTAAAGATGGTTCCGAGGATTTGCTGGATGCATTGACTGATGATCCTGGAAAG GTTGGCATTGATGCTTGGAAAAATGCTCGAGACAGCACTGGTTCTACACCTGAAGATTATGCTCGCTTGCGTGGCCACTACTCTTACATCCACCTGGTACAGAAGAAAATTAATAAGAGACCACCTTCTGGGCATGTGGTCGTCGATATTCCAAGTGCCATCTCTGACTGTAGCAC